From the bacterium genome, one window contains:
- the tsf gene encoding translation elongation factor Ts — translation MADITAAMVQELREATNVGMMECKRALVEAGGDKDQAIRLLRERGMAIAAKKSTRTANQGLIASAGDSKTSILIEINCETDFVTKNENFQKFVKSMATKALSIPDGKITEVTKVEMAAKIAEIGENLVAKRNIGYTLQGSGMVASYIHLNGKLGVLVELGCGKEATSSSPVVQELAKDLTLHIAACSPRYLVSQDVPEDIVAAEREIYAKQVVGKPANIVDKIVDGKIAKFYSQVCLVDQGFVKDPDTSITKLLEAKGKEVGDTLTIRRFVRWQLGE, via the coding sequence ATGGCTGATATTACAGCAGCAATGGTTCAGGAATTACGTGAAGCCACCAATGTTGGGATGATGGAATGCAAGCGTGCCCTGGTGGAGGCGGGTGGCGATAAGGATCAGGCGATTCGCCTGTTGCGTGAGCGTGGAATGGCAATTGCTGCCAAGAAGTCGACTCGCACCGCCAATCAGGGGTTGATTGCTTCCGCGGGTGACAGCAAAACCAGCATTTTGATTGAGATCAATTGCGAGACTGATTTTGTGACCAAGAATGAGAACTTTCAGAAGTTCGTCAAATCCATGGCTACAAAGGCGCTTTCGATTCCTGATGGTAAAATCACGGAAGTGACCAAGGTCGAAATGGCGGCCAAGATTGCCGAGATTGGTGAAAACCTGGTGGCCAAGCGTAACATCGGTTACACGCTTCAGGGCTCGGGCATGGTGGCTTCTTATATCCATCTGAATGGCAAATTGGGCGTACTGGTCGAACTGGGTTGTGGTAAAGAGGCCACCTCCAGCAGTCCGGTGGTCCAAGAATTGGCAAAAGATCTTACGCTGCATATTGCGGCCTGCAGCCCCCGGTATCTGGTGAGCCAGGACGTGCCTGAGGATATTGTCGCCGCTGAGCGCGAAATCTATGCCAAGCAGGTCGTTGGGAAGCCAGCGAATATCGTGGATAAGATTGTGGATGGAAAGATTGCCAAGTTCTACTCTCAGGTTTGCCTGGTTGATCAGGGCTTCGTCAAGGATCCTGACACGTCGATTACCAAACTTCTTGAGGCCAAGGGCAAAGAAGTGGGCGATACGCTGACGATTCGCCGGTTTGTCCGGTGGCAGTTGGGCGAGTAA
- the rpsB gene encoding 30S ribosomal protein S2, whose protein sequence is MDTVQETADLTVKDLLDAGLHFGHQTKRWNPKMKPFVFDKRNGIHIIDLTKTLEQLEKAKQFVYETAARGRPILFVGTKKQAQQVTKEIAISCGQPYVSTRWLGGTLTNGLTIRKRIKYMRQVELMEKNGDFDKMPKKEVAVLRHELEKLRKNFSGLVNMDDKPGAMFVVDVNRESIAIAEANRLHIPVIAIVDTNTNPDPVDYPIPGNDDAIRGIKMIAGALAAVILKGVSEYSKIAVEENKKREAAQQQGQGQADGDRRPSGPRKPRGESRSPRRRTGGSSEGAPRNDVVVPVEPQA, encoded by the coding sequence ATGGATACTGTTCAAGAAACGGCGGATCTTACCGTCAAGGACCTGCTGGATGCAGGTTTGCATTTCGGTCATCAGACCAAGCGTTGGAATCCCAAAATGAAGCCGTTTGTCTTTGACAAGCGCAACGGGATTCACATCATTGATCTTACCAAAACTCTCGAGCAACTCGAGAAGGCCAAGCAGTTTGTTTATGAAACGGCAGCCCGTGGTCGTCCCATCCTCTTCGTTGGTACCAAGAAGCAGGCGCAGCAGGTGACAAAAGAAATCGCCATCTCTTGTGGCCAGCCTTATGTCAGCACCCGCTGGCTTGGCGGCACGTTGACGAATGGGCTGACCATTCGCAAGCGGATCAAGTATATGCGCCAGGTGGAACTGATGGAGAAAAATGGTGATTTCGACAAGATGCCCAAAAAAGAAGTGGCCGTTTTGCGACACGAGCTTGAAAAACTGCGCAAGAACTTTTCTGGTTTGGTCAATATGGATGACAAGCCGGGTGCCATGTTTGTGGTTGACGTGAATCGTGAGTCCATCGCGATTGCCGAAGCCAATCGTCTGCATATCCCTGTGATTGCGATCGTGGATACGAACACCAACCCGGATCCCGTAGATTACCCGATCCCCGGAAATGATGACGCCATTCGTGGAATCAAGATGATTGCCGGCGCCCTCGCGGCGGTGATTCTCAAAGGCGTTTCGGAGTACTCCAAGATTGCCGTTGAGGAGAACAAGAAGCGCGAAGCCGCTCAGCAGCAGGGGCAGGGACAGGCTGATGGCGACAGGCGCCCTTCCGGGCCGCGCAAGCCGCGTGGTGAGAGCCGGAGTCCCAGACGTCGGACCGGTGGCTCCTCTGAAGGTGCTCCCAGGAACGATGTTGTGGTCCCCGTCGAGCCCCAGGCTTGA
- a CDS encoding DUF721 domain-containing protein, whose translation MGVFKYPRYAKKNSSAMADGGISISSMVGSLVSSLKLDEQGRMGILIEKWSSAVGSGIAAHTRPGRLINKELTIFVDSSPWLSELQRCAKKELLAKLQTVFGRDVIQTIRLSMDPGQE comes from the coding sequence ATGGGCGTGTTCAAATATCCGCGATATGCCAAAAAAAACTCATCTGCCATGGCGGATGGGGGTATTTCAATTTCCTCGATGGTTGGATCCCTGGTCAGTTCGTTGAAGCTTGATGAACAGGGGCGGATGGGGATTCTGATCGAGAAATGGTCTTCGGCAGTGGGTTCCGGGATCGCGGCTCACACTCGTCCGGGCCGTTTGATTAATAAAGAGCTGACTATTTTTGTCGATAGCTCCCCTTGGTTGAGTGAACTTCAGCGTTGTGCCAAAAAAGAACTATTGGCCAAGTTACAGACGGTGTTTGGCCGTGATGTAATTCAAACCATCCGGCTTAGCATGGATCCCGGGCAGGAATAA